The genomic segment GGCTCGTGGATCGGTGTTCCTTCCGGCCCCATGGCCATGTGCCCGGTTTCGTGGAACCGCAGGAGGGCGTAGACGTTGAGGGCCGCGAGGGAGGCCATGAAGACGTAGGTCAGCTTGCGGGCATCGTCCAGGGTGTGAAGGAGATCCGTGATCACGAAGAACAGGAGCACCAGCTCCAGCCGCTTCAGGGCGTGGAAGCCGGAGGCGGTCCAGGGGTGGGTGCTCCACAGGTTCGCGGTCCCGAGGGCCGCTCCCCACAGGGTGGCCGCGATGCCCGCGAGCACGTACACCACGAGGGGCGCGTCGAGGGGAGTTCCTCTCCGCTTCTCCCCAACCCGCCGCACCGCCCACCCCATCACCAGGGCCACCAGCATGAGGTCCTCCGGCCGCACGGAGACCGAACCCAGGGGCATCTCCGGTCCCAGGGCCATGGCGGGCGGGATGAGGAACAAAGCCCCCCGGGGATTGAGCACCGCGAGGACCACATACATCCCTGCGAAGGCGGTCCCGAGCAGTTGGGGGCTGAGTTCCAGCATCATTCCGCCTCCGCCCACCGCCATGCGTTCCGGAGGGTGAACCCGGCGAAGAGCACGAGGCTTGGAACCATGGGGAGCGCGTACCGGGAGGCTCCGCTGAACACGAGGGCCATGAGGTTGGTGAAGACCACAAGCCAACCCAACAGCGCCACCGACTTCCGCCGCGCCCATGCGAGGGTCCATCCCGCGGCCGCGGCCACATACAGGAGCCCCTGGAAGACCGCGACCCCGAGCGGTACTTCCAGGCCCTGGTCATCCGTGGCCCTGGAAAACCCGTACAGGCGTGCGAGCTTGCGGCCGAGTAGCCGCAGGTAGTCCCCGGGATGCTCCCGGATCCACCGGAGGGCCTCCTGGAGGTACCGCGCGTTCTCCTCCGAGACGCCGAGGTCCCGCCACCCGTAGTGCCCGTCGTCCGGCGGACGACCTCCGGTCCACGTCCGCCTCGTGGGCCACACAAGCCCCCCGTCCGCATGCGGGTTGTTGCCCGCCCAGAACACCATGGCCCCGTTGCTCTGTACGGGCACGAAGGCCCGCAGCACCACGGCGTTTCGCACCGTCCAGGGAAGGAGCACGAGGGCGCATCCCGCCATCACGAGGCCGAAGACTCGGTACCTAGGGGCACCGCGTCCGCGGACCCGGAGCCATGCCCAGAAGAGGAGGAAGGGCAGAAACCCCAAAAACACCGCCCGGACCAGGGCCCCAAGCCCCACCAGGACTCCGAGGCCAAAGGCCCTTCCCGCGGAGAGACGGTCCGCAAGATGTTGGGCCTGGAGGAGGACGAGCAGCAGAAGGGGCAGAAACAGGTTCTCCGTGAGGTGCAGCCCCGCGAGGTAGGCAGTGGCCGGATGGAGGGCGAGCAGTCCCGCGCTGAGGAGGGCGGTGGCGGGATCGAAGATCCGCCGCCCGATCGTATAAAGCACCACGCACCCGGCCGCGCCCAGCAGGACCTGTGCCGCCCGTACCCAGACCGGCGACCCGAACACCGCGTACAGGGCCGCGAGGAAAAAGACGTACAGGGGCGGGGTGCTGGCCACGGGCTCGCCGTCGAGGGCATAGCCGCGGCCTGAGAGCAGGTTCTGCACGAGGGTCATGTGGATGCGGCTGTCGGAGGAGGGTTCCGCAGAGGC from the Armatimonadota bacterium genome contains:
- a CDS encoding glycosyltransferase family 39 protein, producing the protein MTGTRSLSFLGSRPGSLAVPAGVFLLAVLVRVLAVSLTVGWPAPASAEPSSDSRIHMTLVQNLLSGRGYALDGEPVASTPPLYVFFLAALYAVFGSPVWVRAAQVLLGAAGCVVLYTIGRRIFDPATALLSAGLLALHPATAYLAGLHLTENLFLPLLLLVLLQAQHLADRLSAGRAFGLGVLVGLGALVRAVFLGFLPFLLFWAWLRVRGRGAPRYRVFGLVMAGCALVLLPWTVRNAVVLRAFVPVQSNGAMVFWAGNNPHADGGLVWPTRRTWTGGRPPDDGHYGWRDLGVSEENARYLQEALRWIREHPGDYLRLLGRKLARLYGFSRATDDQGLEVPLGVAVFQGLLYVAAAAGWTLAWARRKSVALLGWLVVFTNLMALVFSGASRYALPMVPSLVLFAGFTLRNAWRWAEAE